A single window of Podarcis raffonei isolate rPodRaf1 chromosome 9, rPodRaf1.pri, whole genome shotgun sequence DNA harbors:
- the DOK1 gene encoding docking protein 1 produces MDPPVKTGPLLLQQPSGLRIGAKRWKKSWFVLYPASPHGVARLEFFDGKEGPMPAERVGTRRLDKKIVRLADCVSVAPAPDGSPKEGLSAFRLETSERSYLFAAEPHEAADWMARLCEAAFLGNPGKAAQPAADCTGGRPLEMAMNAIYYSREEVSEFWVTVQKTEAAERCKLQGVYVLKASGEGLILGDPHSNQPLFTWPYRLLRRYGRDKVMFSFEAGRRCESGPGNFTFETKQGNEIFHVVEAAIQAQKAQVVEHRHSTCSLDAEVGQLPGALAGSLSLEGESLAPALTPERPGLRPALAAKLSAATAAEEEEVVAPAKGLGLRDPLAKWPSTPPRSPLPEVPGHPLPPEDTGNVYSEPLDALRAPRPRPDALYAEPVDSRREGGKERCPPQSKLLYEEVGPGGGQDKHSGKVHIYDEPEGRAQWPVPTPTAIYDEARLPCEAWRTQGVESPAGYELPCLLGTGEYSVPAFPPKPGLSKPPKPCPAPKPPRTHKKPPQPGAPRPAPGNSNNNNSGRGGEEPLYSKVVKPPLASPCRSGGSSREEQSVDESRPSSIYEDLGEI; encoded by the exons ATGGACCCGCCGGTCAAGACCGGGCCGCTCCTGCTCCAGCAGCCGTCGGGGCTGCGCATCGGCGCCAAG CGATGGAAGAAGAGCTGGTTTGTGCTCTACCCGGCCAGCCCGCATGGTGTGGCGCGCCTGGAGTTCTTCGACGGCAAGGAGGGTCCCATGCCGGCGGAGCGAGTGGGCACCAGGCGCCTGGACAAGAAGATTGTGCGCCTGGCAGACTGCGTGAGCGTGGCTCCCGCCCCAGACGGCAGCCCCAAGGAGGGCCTTTCCGCCTTCCGCCTGGAGACCAGCGAGCGCAGCTACCTCTTTGCCGCTGAGCCCCACGAGGCGGCTGACTGGATGGCCAGGCTCTGCGAGGCAGCCTTTCTG GGCAACCCTGGCAAAGCAGCACAGCCTGCAGCCGACTGCACTGGGGGGCGACCCCTGGAGATGGCCATGAACGCCATTTATTACTCCCGAGAGGAAG TCAGCGAGTTCTGGGTGACGGTGCAGAAGACAGAGGCTGCTGAGCGCTGCAAGCTGCAGGGGGTCTACGTGCTCAAGGCGTCCGGCGAGGGCCTCATCCTTGGGGACCCCCACTCCAACCAGCCCCTCTTCACCTGGCCCTACCGCCTGCTCCGCAGATATGGCCGGGACAAG GTGATGTTCTCCTTTGAAGCCGGCCGGCGCTGTGAGTCTGGGCCAGGCAACTTCACCTTTGAGACCAAGCAGGGCAACGAGATCTTCCACGTGGTGGAGGCGGCCATTCAGGCGCAGAAGGCACAGGTGGTTGAGCATCGCCACAGCACCTGCTCCCTGGACGCCGAGGTGGGCCAACTCCCGGGCGCCCTGGCCGGCTCGCTCAGCCTGGAGGGGGAGAGCCTGGCGCCCGCTCTGACCCCCGAGAGACCCGGCCTGCGCCCGGCCCTGGCTGCCAAGCTCAGCGCTGCCACTGctgcggaggaagaggaggtggtggCCCCCGCCAAGGGGCTGGGCCTGCGGGACCCTCTGGCCAAGTGGCCCAGCACTCCCCCCCGCTCCCCACTCCCTGAGGTGCCAGGACACCCACTGCCCCCCGAGGACACGGGCAACGTCTACTCCGAGCCTCTGGACGCGCTCAGGGCCCCTCGCCCCCGGCCGGACGCCCTCTATGCGGAACCCGTGGACAGCCGGCGCGAGGGGGGCAAGGAGCGTTGCCCTCCCCAGAGCAAACTGCTGTATGAGGAGGTGGGCCCTGGCGGCGGCCAGGACAAGCACAGCGGCAAGGTGCACATCTACGACGAGCCGGAGGGGCGGGCCCAGTGGCCGGTGCCCACACCCACTGCCATCTACGACGAGGCCCGCCTCCCCTGCGAGGCCTGGCGGACACAGGGCGTGGAGAGCCCGGCTGGCTACGAGCTGCCCTGCCTGCTGGGGACGGGGGAATATTCCGTGCCGGCCTTCCCCCCGAAGCCAGGCCTCTCCAAGCCCCCcaagccctgccctgcccccaagCCCCCCCGCACCCACAAGAAGCCCCCCCAGCCTGGAGCCCCCAGGCCGGCCCccggcaacagcaacaacaacaacagtggccgCGGGGGGGAGGAGCCCCTCTACAGCAAGGTGGTGAAgccccccctggccagcccctgtCGCTCAGGGGGGAGCAGCCGGGAGGAGCAGTCGGTGGACGAGAGCCGGCCGTCCTCCATCTACGAAGACCTGGGTGAGATCTGA
- the M1AP gene encoding meiosis 1 arrest protein → MSSGPRGGSRDGAGKGLAGAASHSWQPPHILVVEAHPSHWAHTCHKLCDALENVFSLACSLAGPARIPLLSLYVVQSQQECLLPFVPVRGSFSRLQSCLAELRALPSEGVFHLKEDAIVQAVQDGLQQFKQYTGQGMAGASLSSSSLEMTVLTGQPSAKVAKQLEAGLQGIDLVSLRQLQVVEVSTRGLQEAPEAAAEDGEGATPSSSSGSSRGGRQDSHFSFLTATDFGLCFQRGTGFLRGETPAPPGCLFLSSSGRNRGPHRLVFLQQQLVGLLPPVPRGSLHWGTRWGSFPLPAESTVTLGAVLDLQTVENDVVALETFFKGWFHDHSPDQEHLHLLLPAGALCPPAAAQSCPVCVKCDAQERLLSPALLTSACGDGPTAQREDASGPFWMAAGPGLVPRKLHILRALEAKGLCTSLLYGLPLVIRPTSCWRMNWDELEANQQLFRALCHCLWHLLDGLDLEPAYSPLSGGAPLYQALRSSLGRPPPSRPERKADRHLPRQQGTRPHLGKARAMVAPLRMAPAAPRPPAFSLLSGEEEEFLDAM, encoded by the exons ATGAGTTCTGGACCGCGAGGAGGCAGCCGAGATGGCGCTGGCAAAGGCCTGGCTGGGGCCGCCTCTCACTCCTGGCAGCCCCCTCACATCCTGGTGGTGGAGGCCCACCCCTCCCACTGGGCCCACACCTGCCACAAGCTGTGCGATGCCCTGGAAAACGTCTTCTCTCTGGCCTGCAGTCTGGCGGGTCCAGCCCGCATCCCTCTGCTCAGCCTCTACGTGGTCCAGAGCCAGCAGGAGTGCCTTCTGCCCTTTGTG CCGGTGAGAGGGAGCTTCTCTCGGCTCCAGAGCTGCCTGGCGGAGCTGCGCGCCTTGCCCTCGGAGGGGGTCTTCCACCTCAAGGAGGACGCCATAGTCCAGGCCGTGCAGGATGGGCTCCAACAGTTCAAGCAGTACACGGGGCAGGGCATGGCTGGGGCCTCCCTGAGCAGCTCTTCCCTGGAG ATGACTGTCCTGACTGGCCAGCCCAGCGCCAAGGTGGCCAAGCAGCTGGAGGCTGGGCTGCAGGGCATTGACCTGGTCAGCCTCCGCCAGCTGCAGGTGGTGGAGGTCTCCACAAGGGGGCTGCAGGAGGCGCCTGAGGCTGCGGCGGAGGACGGAGAGGGAGccacccccagcagcagcagcggcagcagccgtGGGG GCAGGCAGGATTCCCACTTCTCCTTTCTCACAGCCACCGACTTTGGGCTCTGCTTCCAGAGAGGGACAGGCTTCCTGCGGGGAGAGACCCCAGCCCCTCCTGGGTGCCTGTTTCTGAGCAGCAGTGGCCGGAACCGTGGCCCTCATCGTCTTGTattcctgcagcagcagctggtggGCCTCCTGCCCCCAGTGCCCAGGGGGTCTCTGCACTGGGGGACGAG ATGGggctcctttcctctccctgcaGAGAGCACCGTGACCCTGGGCGCAGTCCTTGACCTCCAGACTGTGGAGAATGATGTGGTGGCCCTGGAGACCTTCTTCAAGGGCTGGTTCCACGACCACAGCCCAGACCAGGAgcacctccacctcctcctgcccGCTGGAGCGCTCTGCCCCCCTGCTGCAGCCCAGAGCTGCCCAG TGTGCGTGAAATGCGATGCCCAGGAGAGGCTTCTCAGCCCCGCTCTGCTTACTTCCGCCTGCGGAGATGGCCCCACCGCACAACGGGAGGATGCCAGTGGCCCCTTCTGGATGGCAGCTGGCCCAGGCCTGGTGCCACGCAAGCTCCACATCCTCAG GGCCCTGGAGGCCAAAGGCCTGTGCACCTCGCTGCTCTATGGGCTGCCTCTGGTCATCCGGCCCACAAGCTGCTGGCGGATGAACTGGGATGAACTGGAGGCCAACCAGCAGCTCTTCCGGGCCCTCTGCCACTGTCTGTGG CACCTCCTGGACGGCCTGGACCTGGAGCCGGCCTACAGTCCCCTGAGCGGGGGGGCCCCCCTGTACCAAGCCCTGAGGAGCAGCCTGGGGCGCCCACCACCCTCCCGGCCCGAGCGCAAGGCAGATCGGCACCTGCCCCGTCAG CAGGGCACCCGCCCCCACCTGGGCAAGGCCAGGGCCATGGTGGCCCCCCTGCGCATGGCACCCGCTGCCCCCCGCCCACCCGCCTTCTCCCTGCTCTCCGGAGAGGAAGAAGAGTTCCTGGACGCCATGTGA